From a region of the Candidatus Binatia bacterium genome:
- a CDS encoding hemolysin III family protein, whose protein sequence is MKEPFSCFSHLLGVLLAIPGLVWLILRSHGDPMRTVGFTVYGMSLILLYSASTLYHWLPLSPRKEDWLRRFDHTAIYVLIAGSYTPVCLVTLRGGLGWSLFGAAWACALIGGVIKLFFQHLPRWLTTALYLGMGWMAVVAFVPLLHTLPAGGFNWLLMGGMCYTVGAVIYGVQRPDPLPNVFGFHDIFHLFVLAGSIFHFVFMLRYVA, encoded by the coding sequence GTGAAAGAACCCTTCAGTTGCTTCTCGCATTTGCTCGGCGTATTGCTGGCCATCCCCGGGCTGGTCTGGCTGATTCTCCGATCGCATGGCGATCCGATGCGTACGGTCGGATTCACGGTGTACGGGATGAGCCTGATCTTGTTGTACTCGGCCAGCACCCTGTACCACTGGCTGCCGCTCTCGCCGCGCAAGGAGGACTGGCTGCGCCGTTTCGACCACACGGCGATCTATGTGTTGATCGCCGGAAGCTACACTCCCGTCTGCCTTGTGACCCTGCGCGGCGGATTGGGCTGGAGCCTCTTCGGCGCCGCGTGGGCCTGTGCGCTCATCGGTGGGGTCATCAAGCTCTTCTTTCAACATCTGCCACGCTGGCTCACCACGGCGTTGTATCTCGGTATGGGCTGGATGGCCGTTGTCGCCTTCGTGCCGTTGCTCCACACCTTGCCAGCGGGCGGATTCAACTGGCTGCTGATGGGCGGCATGTGCTACACCGTCGGCGCGGTCATCTATGGTGTGCAACGCCCCGACCCGCTGCCAAACGTCTTCGGCTTCCACGACATTTTCCATCTGTTCGTCCTGGCCGGCAGCATTTTCCATTTCGTGTTCATGCTGCGCTACGTGGCGTAG
- the trmFO gene encoding methylenetetrahydrofolate--tRNA-(uracil(54)-C(5))-methyltransferase (FADH(2)-oxidizing) TrmFO — MPGSVTQDSGLGTQCPVTIIGGGLAGSEAAWQLARRGIPVRLYEMRPLCPTPVHHTDRLGELVCSNSFRSASLDSAVGLLKEEMRCLGSVVMAVADRTAVPAGVALAVDRELFAAQMTEAITSRSEVTLVREELTALPAGLTIVATGPLTSPALARCLQEVLGEKSLYFYDAIAPIVTAESVDRRIAFLASRYGKGGDDYLNCPLSRDEYYQFVEAVRSAQTMPTKEFERCIYFEGCMPIEEMARRGPDTLAFGPMRPVGLIDPRSGQRPFAAVQLRQDNHEGTLFNMVGFQTKMTYPEQRRVFRMIPGLENAEFVRLGCLHRNTFVNSPRLLQPTLQLMGRPQTFLAGQLVGVEGYVESAAAGLLAAINVSRLLAGAACIVPPATTALGSLVRYVTDRGRREFQPMNANYGLFPAIAGRERGREKRRHLAARACSDLRAWMAAHALDEQPYTAARVGESLIR; from the coding sequence ATGCCGGGTTCGGTTACCCAGGACTCAGGACTCGGGACTCAGTGCCCTGTCACAATCATCGGCGGCGGCCTTGCCGGGTCCGAGGCGGCCTGGCAGTTGGCGCGCCGCGGGATCCCCGTTCGGCTCTACGAAATGCGTCCGCTGTGCCCGACGCCAGTGCATCACACTGACCGGCTGGGTGAGCTGGTCTGTTCCAATTCCTTTCGCAGCGCCTCGCTGGATTCGGCCGTCGGTCTGCTGAAAGAAGAGATGCGCTGCCTGGGCTCCGTGGTCATGGCAGTTGCCGATCGGACTGCCGTGCCGGCGGGTGTGGCACTGGCGGTCGACCGGGAGTTGTTTGCCGCCCAGATGACCGAAGCGATCACCTCGCGCTCCGAGGTTACGCTCGTGCGGGAAGAACTCACCGCGCTGCCAGCCGGTCTCACCATCGTCGCCACCGGCCCGTTGACCTCGCCGGCTCTCGCCCGCTGTCTGCAAGAGGTTCTCGGCGAGAAGTCTCTGTATTTCTACGACGCCATCGCGCCCATCGTCACGGCCGAATCGGTCGATCGGCGCATTGCGTTCTTGGCATCGCGGTACGGGAAAGGGGGCGATGACTACCTCAACTGCCCGCTGTCGCGCGACGAGTACTATCAGTTTGTCGAGGCGGTGCGGAGCGCGCAGACCATGCCGACGAAGGAGTTCGAGCGCTGTATCTACTTCGAAGGCTGTATGCCGATCGAAGAGATGGCGCGGCGTGGGCCCGACACGTTGGCTTTCGGGCCCATGCGTCCGGTGGGACTCATCGATCCGCGCAGTGGCCAGCGCCCCTTTGCTGCGGTGCAGCTGCGCCAGGACAATCACGAAGGCACGCTTTTCAACATGGTCGGATTTCAGACGAAGATGACGTATCCCGAGCAGCGCCGGGTATTCCGCATGATCCCGGGGCTCGAAAACGCCGAGTTTGTCCGGCTCGGCTGCTTGCATCGCAACACCTTCGTCAATTCGCCGCGCCTGCTGCAGCCGACGCTGCAACTGATGGGTCGTCCACAGACGTTTCTCGCTGGGCAGCTCGTTGGCGTCGAAGGCTACGTCGAATCCGCCGCGGCGGGGCTGTTGGCGGCCATCAACGTGTCGCGGCTGCTGGCGGGGGCGGCCTGCATCGTTCCCCCGGCGACCACGGCGCTCGGCTCATTGGTCCGCTACGTCACCGACCGTGGCCGCCGCGAGTTCCAGCCGATGAACGCGAACTATGGTCTGTTTCCCGCCATCGCCGGCCGCGAGCGGGGCCGCGAGAAGCGCCGGCATCTGGCGGCGCGCGCCTGCAGCGACCTGCGGGCGTGGATGGCGGCGCATGCGCTTGACGAGCAACCCTACACCGCCGCTCGCGTGGGTGAATCGTTGATCCGTTGA
- the murJ gene encoding murein biosynthesis integral membrane protein MurJ, giving the protein MRAIVRDVRVTESVQEGTSEKRPATRLGAVALLLAASVLLSRLLGYGREALLAYQIGARASTDAYFAAFQIPDLLNYLLAGGALSVAFLPLYTRHLSRGDLEAAERFFATVLGTLGVIAIVATAGLWWWTEPLVALQFPHFDPPTQALTVHLTRIVLPAQIFFITGGIVNATLLARGRFGAAAAAPLIYNAGIIAGGLLLAPRQGIGVEGFAWGALAGAILGPFLAPLLDARRRVRLRVRVSVSDRAFLGYLVVAAPLMFGQTLLTVDEWYGRWFGALLDAGTVAHLAYARRLMQVPVAVVGQAIAAAALPTLARLWAEDRQDEFKRLVLRTLQAGLALALCGGAAVIVLARPMVQLVYQHGAFTGADTAQVASILALFCLAVPAWIAQQIAVRAFYARGDTWRPMLLGTAVAIAAIPLYLLLAQRFGVLGIAAAGTIGMSANALATLLLARWLHGGPQLLRLLDTAARAALIATVAAVVTHLSLHFIPRGISGALVELGGGGLIFGGVVLVGAVAIGDEPMRGALRWLFRRRWGRKADQAS; this is encoded by the coding sequence ATGAGAGCGATCGTGCGTGACGTGCGGGTGACAGAGTCGGTGCAGGAGGGGACATCAGAGAAGCGTCCGGCGACCCGCCTAGGCGCCGTCGCGCTGCTGCTCGCCGCCAGTGTCTTGCTCTCCCGCCTCCTCGGTTATGGGCGTGAGGCCTTGTTAGCGTACCAGATCGGTGCCCGGGCCTCGACCGACGCTTACTTCGCGGCCTTTCAGATTCCCGATCTACTCAACTACCTGCTCGCAGGCGGTGCGCTTTCGGTAGCTTTTCTTCCACTCTACACTCGCCATCTCTCGCGTGGCGACCTTGAGGCAGCGGAGCGGTTCTTCGCCACTGTCCTGGGCACACTTGGCGTCATCGCGATAGTGGCAACGGCCGGATTGTGGTGGTGGACCGAGCCACTGGTGGCGTTACAGTTCCCGCATTTCGATCCACCCACTCAGGCCCTCACGGTCCACCTGACGCGGATCGTGCTGCCGGCGCAGATCTTCTTCATCACGGGCGGCATCGTCAATGCCACCCTGTTGGCGCGGGGACGGTTCGGCGCCGCCGCGGCGGCACCGTTGATTTACAACGCCGGCATCATTGCCGGCGGTCTGCTGCTGGCGCCGCGCCAAGGGATCGGCGTAGAGGGTTTCGCGTGGGGCGCATTGGCGGGTGCCATCCTCGGACCATTCTTGGCACCTTTGCTGGACGCCCGCCGGCGCGTCCGGCTGCGGGTGCGCGTCAGCGTCAGCGACCGGGCGTTTTTGGGCTATCTCGTCGTCGCCGCCCCGTTGATGTTCGGGCAGACGCTCCTCACCGTCGACGAATGGTACGGGCGCTGGTTCGGAGCGCTACTCGACGCCGGAACGGTGGCGCATTTGGCCTACGCGCGCCGCCTGATGCAAGTTCCGGTGGCCGTGGTCGGGCAAGCGATCGCTGCGGCGGCGCTGCCAACGCTGGCGCGCCTGTGGGCGGAGGACCGGCAGGACGAATTCAAACGGTTGGTGTTGCGCACCTTGCAGGCGGGGCTGGCGCTCGCCCTCTGCGGCGGAGCCGCGGTCATCGTTCTGGCGCGGCCCATGGTGCAGTTGGTCTACCAGCACGGTGCCTTTACCGGGGCGGACACCGCCCAAGTGGCAAGCATCTTGGCACTGTTCTGCCTGGCGGTTCCGGCGTGGATCGCCCAACAGATTGCCGTGCGCGCGTTCTACGCCCGCGGTGACACGTGGCGCCCCATGCTCCTCGGCACCGCAGTCGCAATCGCCGCAATCCCGCTCTATCTTTTGCTCGCGCAGCGCTTCGGCGTCCTCGGCATCGCCGCGGCAGGCACCATCGGCATGAGCGCCAACGCTCTGGCCACGCTCCTACTAGCACGCTGGCTCCACGGTGGGCCGCAGTTGCTGCGGCTCCTCGACACCGCCGCGCGGGCGGCGCTCATAGCCACGGTCGCCGCCGTCGTAACCCACTTGTCGTTGCACTTCATACCCCGAGGGATCAGCGGCGCACTGGTGGAGCTCGGTGGTGGTGGGCTCATCTTTGGCGGTGTCGTCCTCGTTGGCGCGGTGGCAATCGGCGACGAACCGATGCGCGGCGCCCTCCGCTGGCTGTTCCGCCGCCGTTGGGGCCGGAAAGCCGATCAGGCGAGCTGA
- the topA gene encoding type I DNA topoisomerase: protein MAKNLVIVESPAKARTLEKYLGKDFQVKASVGHILDLPKSKLGVDIADDFKPDYQVLRGKKKIIDELKRAAKGKENIYLAPDPDREGEAIAWHIAEQIGGGKQKLHRVLFNEITKRAVEEAIRHPQELDRNLYEAQQTRRILDRLVGYQISPLLWKKVRRGLSAGRVQSVAVRIICEREREIQAFAPKEYWSVTARLEGDHPPPFAARLFRVGEDRLDPEKFRIENEGTAQALVERLRGATWVVGRVERKERRRYPTPPFITSRLQQEASRKLGFAPGRTMRIAQRLYEGVELGGEGAVGLITYMRTDSTRIGPEALQEVRQFIGERFGKPYLPESAITYPSKKGAQDAHEAIRPTALSHAPERVAPYLSKEESALYTLIWNRFVASQMTPAVFDQTTVDITAADTLFRATGQIMKFDGFIRVYTEGRDEERKEGEEEDESERQLPPLTEGERLRLHELLPEQHFTQPPPRFSQATLIKELEEKGIGRPSTYATIMTTILSKEYVAEDKSRRLRPTELGFLITELLVDAFPDILNVEFTAGMEDVLDQIEEGKQQWVAAMRRFYDPFARDLEHAEERMRDVKREGQPTDISCTSCGASMVIKWGRGGEFLACPKYPECKNTKNFTRDAEGTIRVEEAQQIDEKCELCGRPLQLRFGRYGKFLGCSGYPECKNVRPLVRPVPTGVACPDCGQGEIVEKRSRSGKTFYSCNRYPQCKFATWERPVPEPCPQCKAPFVVEKTTKRYGTVRRCLSEGCKYQETVAEAEAV, encoded by the coding sequence ATGGCGAAGAATCTGGTCATTGTTGAATCGCCCGCAAAGGCCCGGACCTTGGAAAAATACTTGGGAAAAGACTTCCAGGTGAAGGCATCAGTCGGTCACATTCTCGACCTGCCGAAGAGCAAGCTGGGGGTGGACATCGCGGACGACTTCAAGCCCGACTACCAGGTGCTCCGCGGCAAGAAAAAGATCATCGACGAGCTGAAACGAGCCGCGAAAGGCAAGGAGAACATCTACCTGGCTCCCGATCCGGACCGTGAGGGCGAGGCCATTGCCTGGCACATCGCTGAGCAGATCGGCGGTGGAAAGCAGAAGCTCCATCGCGTGCTCTTCAACGAAATCACCAAGCGCGCGGTGGAGGAAGCCATCCGCCACCCGCAGGAGCTGGATCGCAACTTGTACGAAGCGCAGCAAACGCGTCGCATCCTGGACCGGCTGGTGGGGTATCAAATCAGTCCGTTGCTGTGGAAGAAAGTGCGCCGCGGTCTGTCCGCCGGCCGCGTGCAGTCGGTGGCGGTGCGGATCATTTGCGAGCGCGAGCGCGAGATCCAGGCGTTTGCACCGAAGGAGTACTGGTCGGTCACCGCGCGTCTCGAAGGCGACCACCCGCCACCTTTCGCGGCACGCCTGTTTCGCGTCGGTGAGGATCGTCTGGATCCGGAGAAATTCCGGATCGAAAATGAAGGCACGGCGCAGGCTTTGGTGGAGCGTTTACGGGGGGCGACCTGGGTCGTCGGCCGTGTCGAGCGCAAGGAGCGCCGGCGCTATCCGACGCCGCCGTTCATCACCTCGCGGTTGCAGCAGGAGGCCTCGCGCAAGCTCGGCTTTGCGCCCGGCCGCACCATGCGGATTGCACAACGTTTGTATGAGGGCGTCGAGCTCGGTGGCGAAGGCGCGGTCGGGCTCATCACCTACATGCGAACCGATTCGACCCGCATCGGCCCGGAAGCCCTGCAGGAGGTGCGGCAGTTCATCGGCGAGCGCTTTGGCAAACCGTATCTCCCGGAGAGCGCCATCACGTATCCGAGCAAGAAGGGCGCGCAGGACGCGCACGAGGCCATCCGCCCGACGGCGCTCAGCCACGCTCCCGAACGAGTCGCGCCGTACCTCTCCAAGGAGGAGTCGGCACTGTACACGCTCATCTGGAACCGCTTCGTCGCCAGCCAGATGACGCCCGCGGTGTTCGATCAGACCACCGTCGACATCACCGCAGCGGACACCCTCTTTCGCGCCACCGGCCAGATCATGAAGTTCGACGGCTTCATCCGCGTGTACACCGAGGGACGTGACGAGGAGCGCAAGGAAGGAGAGGAAGAAGACGAGTCCGAGCGCCAGCTGCCGCCGCTGACCGAAGGAGAGCGCTTGCGGCTGCACGAACTCCTTCCCGAGCAGCATTTCACTCAGCCGCCGCCGCGCTTTAGTCAGGCCACGCTGATCAAAGAGCTGGAAGAGAAGGGCATCGGCCGGCCGTCGACGTACGCCACCATCATGACCACGATCCTGAGCAAGGAATACGTCGCCGAGGACAAGTCCCGGCGGCTGCGTCCTACCGAGCTCGGGTTCCTCATCACCGAACTGCTGGTCGACGCCTTTCCGGACATTCTCAATGTCGAGTTCACCGCCGGCATGGAGGACGTGCTGGATCAGATCGAGGAGGGCAAGCAGCAATGGGTGGCGGCTATGCGGCGCTTCTACGATCCCTTTGCTCGCGATCTCGAGCATGCCGAAGAGCGCATGCGCGACGTCAAGCGCGAAGGTCAGCCGACCGATATTTCGTGTACGTCCTGCGGCGCCAGCATGGTAATCAAGTGGGGGCGCGGCGGCGAGTTCCTGGCCTGCCCGAAGTATCCGGAGTGCAAGAACACGAAGAACTTCACCCGCGACGCCGAAGGCACCATCCGGGTGGAGGAGGCACAGCAGATCGACGAGAAGTGCGAACTGTGCGGCCGGCCGCTACAGCTGCGCTTCGGCCGTTACGGCAAGTTCCTCGGCTGCTCCGGATACCCCGAATGCAAGAACGTGCGCCCGCTCGTGCGTCCCGTGCCCACCGGGGTTGCGTGCCCCGACTGCGGCCAGGGCGAGATCGTGGAGAAGCGCTCGCGCTCCGGCAAGACCTTCTACAGCTGCAATCGGTACCCGCAATGCAAATTTGCCACCTGGGAACGCCCCGTGCCGGAGCCCTGCCCGCAGTGCAAGGCGCCGTTCGTGGTGGAGAAAACGACCAAACGCTACGGCACCGTCCGCCGCTGCTTGAGCGAAGGTTGCAAATACCAGGAGACGGTCGCTGAGGCGGAAGCGGTGTGA
- the dprA gene encoding DNA-processing protein DprA, with protein MRAVKLRYNVAVDRSQHEARTWLALRMVHGVGPVMYQGLLRAFGTPASVFDASPHALVGAGVRAEVAQSIRRFSDWRAVDEQSERLSRSGAKLVTWNDPVYPVNLRQIHDPPPFLFVQGELEPCDATAVAMVGSRRVSAYGLRLAREITEGLVRYGVTVVSGMARGIDAQAHWTALRAGGRTIAVLGSGIDVVYPSEHHALFQAISRQGAVVTELMMGTQPDAENFPNRNRIISGLALGTVVVEATEKSGSLITATLAADQGREVFAVPGAIGERTRGTHRLIREGAKLTERAEDVMEEIAPQLLGRVAPRGVVELAPTEAAIVECMRHDTVHIDAIITRSGLAPATVLQTLLDLELKGVVQQLPGKHFVAALVDVRRTPAQV; from the coding sequence ATGCGAGCTGTGAAGTTGCGCTACAACGTGGCGGTGGATCGATCGCAACATGAGGCGCGGACCTGGCTGGCGCTGAGAATGGTTCATGGCGTCGGCCCGGTCATGTACCAGGGGCTGCTCCGTGCCTTCGGCACGCCGGCGTCGGTCTTTGATGCCAGCCCACATGCGTTGGTGGGCGCTGGCGTGCGCGCCGAAGTGGCGCAGTCGATTCGTCGGTTCAGCGATTGGCGCGCGGTGGATGAGCAAAGCGAACGCCTGAGTCGGAGCGGTGCGAAGCTGGTCACGTGGAACGACCCGGTCTATCCGGTCAACCTTCGCCAGATCCACGATCCGCCCCCGTTTCTCTTCGTGCAAGGAGAATTAGAGCCGTGCGATGCCACGGCGGTGGCGATGGTCGGTTCGCGCCGCGTCAGCGCCTATGGGCTCCGGTTGGCGCGCGAGATTACGGAGGGGTTGGTGCGTTATGGCGTCACCGTCGTCAGTGGCATGGCGCGCGGCATCGATGCGCAGGCACATTGGACCGCGTTACGCGCCGGAGGCCGCACCATAGCGGTGTTGGGCTCCGGCATTGACGTGGTCTACCCAAGTGAGCATCATGCGCTCTTTCAGGCGATCTCACGACAAGGAGCGGTGGTTACGGAACTCATGATGGGCACGCAGCCGGATGCGGAGAACTTTCCAAACCGCAACCGTATCATCAGCGGCCTCGCGCTTGGTACGGTGGTTGTGGAAGCCACAGAGAAAAGCGGCTCGTTGATTACGGCGACGTTGGCGGCAGACCAGGGCCGCGAGGTGTTTGCCGTTCCAGGCGCCATCGGCGAACGCACCCGCGGCACCCATCGGCTGATTCGTGAGGGAGCGAAACTGACGGAGCGCGCCGAAGACGTAATGGAAGAAATCGCACCGCAACTGCTCGGCCGCGTGGCGCCGCGTGGCGTCGTCGAACTCGCTCCCACTGAGGCGGCGATCGTTGAATGCATGCGCCACGACACCGTCCATATCGACGCGATCATCACCCGTAGTGGGTTGGCGCCGGCAACGGTGCTGCAAACGCTGCTCGACCTGGAATTGAAAGGGGTCGTGCAGCAGCTTCCCGGAAAACATTTTGTCGCCGCGCTGGTTGACGTGCGGCGCACTCCAGCGCAGGTATGA
- the glnE gene encoding bifunctional [glutamate--ammonia ligase]-adenylyl-L-tyrosine phosphorylase/[glutamate--ammonia-ligase] adenylyltransferase, translated as MEVSGALLHRLGADHERVARLARTLDSVAPGLANRVPMLLAAAADPAMALAGWERLLEATADPAVIAALSPEELSALCTLLGGSQSLSNTLQALGAEWLTLFRECYAAGRRSAADHERELGAAVDEPWEPFSSQLRQLRHRQYLRIGLADLTGRYPVETTMAELSELAAGLFAAACRWARRMLREQYGDFPVGSPQDAGLSTQDSFVVLAMGKLGGGELNFSSDVDVMYLYAAGSQQTAGGPRGTLQAREFFTRLAELVTRALQEVTASGFAFRVDLRLRPEGVNGPIVNALNDALVYYEAYGQTWERSALIQARPIAGEMELGERFLREMRPFVYRRYLDYTTIADMKEMKARVEAQLGEKVGHGNVKLGRGGIREIEFLVQVLQLVHGGRDERVRGRGSLSTLAKLTETGYLPADEGQALMQAYRFLRHVEHKIQIVHQRQTHAVPSDVREQETLARRLGYRGDDVVTQMWADLTRHTERVRRAFEKLFYEPAAETQRSADAEVVELLQTLEAREGSLARLKTLGFTRPESSYDDLLLLRDGPVSAPARLRRKQALYDIAPSLLRTILQSADPDLALRNVATFISSVGARTSFLALLRENPGTLRMLVELFGGSQFLANAFIRHPELLDTLVRADLVRVYRTAEDLAAELQAVLSADGDFEESLEALRRFRNQEFLRIGINDLQSLLRPEEVSAELTSLAQVCLQSACDVAARDVCARYGCGELPGQLVVLGLGKLGGGELNYNSDLDLIFVYEEPQTGTTPLPSLEFFSKLAQRLITVLQVATREGIVYRIDTRLRPSGRSGPLVSSLESFRRYHETSAQIWERQALVKARPVAGTPALAQRVAMIISNFVYRASLRAEEVSEIRRLRWRMEHELARESRERVNIKTGRGGLVDVEFLTQMLQLHYGASDASVRVGNTLGALEALAWAGVLPGEDHRLLADGYRFLRRVENSLRLAYDRPVEDLDRTQMDLKRIAKRMGFEGGAEEIGDLLWQEFSVRREAIRGCYERWFDRMEAELK; from the coding sequence ATGGAAGTATCCGGCGCACTTCTTCACCGCTTGGGAGCAGATCACGAACGGGTAGCCCGCTTGGCGCGAACCTTGGACTCGGTGGCCCCGGGGCTGGCGAATCGCGTGCCGATGCTGCTGGCTGCCGCCGCCGACCCTGCCATGGCTCTGGCCGGGTGGGAACGCTTGCTCGAGGCAACGGCCGACCCGGCCGTGATCGCCGCACTGAGCCCAGAAGAGCTGTCGGCGCTGTGCACCCTGCTCGGGGGAAGTCAGTCGCTCAGTAACACTTTGCAGGCGTTGGGCGCGGAATGGCTGACGTTGTTTCGCGAATGCTACGCGGCTGGTAGGCGCTCCGCCGCGGATCATGAACGCGAGCTCGGTGCCGCCGTTGACGAGCCCTGGGAGCCCTTTTCCAGCCAACTCCGTCAACTTCGCCATCGCCAATATCTGCGCATCGGACTTGCCGACCTCACCGGCCGTTACCCGGTCGAGACCACAATGGCGGAACTGAGCGAGCTGGCGGCGGGTCTTTTCGCCGCAGCCTGCCGTTGGGCACGGCGGATGCTGCGTGAGCAGTACGGCGATTTTCCGGTCGGCTCTCCTCAGGACGCAGGACTCAGCACGCAGGACTCTTTCGTGGTGCTCGCCATGGGCAAGCTCGGCGGCGGCGAGTTGAACTTCAGCTCCGACGTGGACGTGATGTATCTCTATGCCGCGGGAAGCCAGCAAACCGCCGGCGGGCCGCGGGGAACGCTCCAGGCACGAGAGTTTTTCACCCGTCTTGCCGAGCTGGTGACGCGCGCTTTGCAGGAGGTCACCGCGTCGGGATTCGCCTTCCGCGTCGACCTGCGGTTGCGGCCTGAAGGGGTGAATGGCCCGATCGTCAACGCCCTCAATGATGCGCTTGTTTACTACGAAGCCTATGGCCAGACCTGGGAGCGCTCGGCCCTTATCCAAGCACGTCCCATCGCCGGCGAGATGGAACTCGGCGAGCGCTTTCTCCGTGAGATGCGCCCCTTCGTGTATCGGCGCTACCTCGACTACACGACCATCGCCGACATGAAGGAGATGAAGGCGCGGGTCGAGGCCCAGTTGGGTGAGAAAGTGGGGCACGGCAACGTCAAGCTGGGCCGCGGTGGCATCCGCGAGATCGAATTCCTCGTGCAGGTGTTGCAGCTCGTGCATGGCGGGCGCGACGAGCGGGTGCGAGGGCGTGGCTCGCTGTCGACCTTGGCGAAGCTGACTGAGACGGGCTATTTGCCGGCCGATGAAGGTCAAGCGTTGATGCAGGCGTACCGCTTCCTGCGCCACGTCGAACACAAGATCCAGATCGTGCACCAACGCCAGACTCACGCTGTGCCCTCGGACGTGCGTGAGCAAGAAACCCTGGCGCGGCGTCTGGGCTACCGCGGGGACGACGTGGTGACGCAGATGTGGGCGGACCTGACTCGGCATACGGAGCGGGTGCGTCGCGCCTTCGAGAAGCTCTTCTACGAACCGGCGGCGGAAACGCAGCGGTCCGCGGACGCCGAGGTCGTCGAGTTGCTGCAGACCCTGGAAGCTCGCGAAGGGAGCCTCGCTCGCTTGAAGACCCTGGGTTTCACGCGGCCGGAGAGCAGCTACGACGACTTGCTCCTGCTGCGCGACGGCCCGGTGTCGGCGCCGGCGCGCTTGCGTCGCAAGCAAGCGCTCTATGACATCGCACCGTCGTTACTGCGCACGATCCTGCAATCCGCTGATCCGGATCTCGCGCTACGCAACGTCGCCACCTTCATTTCGTCGGTTGGCGCCCGCACCAGCTTCCTCGCCTTGCTGCGCGAGAACCCGGGCACGCTGCGCATGCTGGTCGAACTGTTCGGGGGGAGCCAGTTTCTTGCCAATGCATTCATTCGCCACCCCGAGCTGCTCGATACGCTGGTGCGGGCGGATCTGGTCCGGGTTTACCGCACGGCGGAGGACCTCGCCGCCGAGTTGCAGGCCGTGCTCTCCGCCGATGGTGACTTCGAAGAGTCACTCGAGGCCCTGCGCCGTTTCCGCAACCAGGAGTTCCTGCGCATCGGTATCAATGATCTCCAGTCCCTGCTGCGGCCGGAAGAGGTGAGCGCCGAGTTGACCAGCTTGGCGCAGGTGTGCCTGCAGAGCGCCTGCGACGTCGCTGCGCGGGATGTGTGTGCGCGCTATGGCTGCGGCGAGCTGCCGGGACAGCTTGTGGTGCTGGGGCTGGGAAAGCTCGGCGGCGGCGAACTCAACTACAATTCCGATCTGGATCTGATTTTCGTCTACGAGGAGCCGCAGACGGGGACAACACCGCTGCCGAGCCTCGAATTCTTCTCGAAGCTTGCACAACGCCTTATCACCGTCTTGCAGGTGGCGACGCGCGAGGGAATCGTGTACCGCATCGACACCCGGCTGCGGCCGTCCGGACGATCTGGCCCGCTGGTGTCGTCCCTGGAAAGCTTTCGCCGCTATCACGAGACCAGCGCGCAAATTTGGGAGCGGCAGGCGTTGGTCAAAGCGCGCCCGGTGGCAGGCACACCGGCCCTGGCGCAGCGGGTGGCCATGATCATCTCCAACTTTGTCTATCGTGCCTCCTTGCGCGCTGAGGAGGTCAGCGAAATTCGCCGGCTACGCTGGCGCATGGAGCACGAGCTAGCGCGGGAGAGCCGCGAACGGGTCAACATCAAGACCGGGCGTGGCGGACTGGTGGACGTGGAGTTCTTGACGCAGATGCTCCAGCTTCACTACGGCGCAAGCGATGCCAGCGTCCGGGTCGGCAACACGCTAGGGGCGTTGGAGGCGTTGGCGTGGGCCGGCGTGCTCCCCGGAGAGGATCATCGGTTACTCGCCGACGGCTATCGCTTCCTGCGCCGGGTAGAAAATTCACTGCGGCTGGCATATGACCGACCTGTCGAGGATCTCGATCGGACGCAGATGGACTTGAAGCGGATAGCCAAGCGCATGGGCTTCGAAGGCGGAGCTGAGGAAATCGGCGACTTGTTGTGGCAGGAGTTCAGCGTGCGGCGGGAAGCGATTCGAGGATGTTACGAGCGGTGGTTCGACCGCATGGAAGCGGAATTGAAGTGA